A genomic stretch from Rhodomicrobium vannielii ATCC 17100 includes:
- a CDS encoding nucleotidyl transferase AbiEii/AbiGii toxin family protein, producing MPNIAASVRARLRNVAATRNEPVELLLTRYVLERLLYRLSTTEHRKRFVLKGAMLMRMWFDMPFRPTRDLDLLGFGDPDPEAMLAIFRGICSIQLDDGVEFDAEGLRIHRIREDNEYGGLRLKTIATLAGARIAVTIDVGFGDAVEPEITDVELPVLLDLPPPRLYAYPRETVIAEKFQAMVNLGRANSRMKDFYDIWQLSIAYDFHGESLPRAIAATFARRNTPVPSESPDALTAAFAEDLVKQQQWNSFLQDIDAPFVPLAEILAALNSFLMPHAEAARTIAASKGLPS from the coding sequence ATGCCTAACATTGCTGCCTCTGTTCGCGCTCGCCTTCGTAACGTCGCGGCCACGCGCAATGAACCCGTCGAATTGCTGTTGACGCGGTATGTGTTGGAGCGCCTTCTCTACCGGCTCAGCACCACCGAACATCGCAAGCGCTTCGTCCTAAAAGGCGCAATGCTGATGAGGATGTGGTTCGACATGCCATTTCGGCCAACGCGCGACTTGGATCTTCTTGGCTTTGGTGATCCAGATCCAGAAGCGATGCTCGCTATTTTCAGAGGCATATGCTCGATTCAGCTTGATGATGGCGTCGAATTCGACGCTGAGGGTTTACGCATCCACCGCATCCGCGAGGACAACGAGTATGGGGGTCTGCGGCTCAAAACAATCGCGACGCTTGCAGGAGCGCGGATTGCCGTTACCATCGACGTCGGTTTTGGTGATGCCGTCGAACCTGAAATCACCGATGTCGAACTGCCTGTGCTACTCGACCTGCCGCCTCCACGTCTTTACGCCTATCCGCGAGAAACGGTGATCGCCGAAAAGTTTCAGGCGATGGTCAATCTCGGCCGCGCCAACAGCCGCATGAAGGACTTTTATGATATTTGGCAGCTTTCAATTGCTTACGACTTTCATGGCGAAAGCCTGCCGCGAGCCATCGCTGCAACATTTGCACGGCGCAACACGCCAGTTCCTTCGGAAAGCCCCGACGCGTTGACGGCGGCGTTCGCCGAGGACCTTGTCAAACAACAACAATGGAACTCGTTTTTGCAGGACATCGACGCGCCGTTTGTGCCTCTCGCAGAAATCCTTGCAGCTTTGAACTCTTTTCTTATGCCTCATGCGGAAGCCGCTCGGACGATAGCGGCTTCAAAGGGGCTGCCTTCCTAA
- a CDS encoding outer membrane protein encodes MIRLGIIGTVSAIALTVSANAADLYRAPAGGGLKDAPYVATWTGFYAGVNGGYAWSQSSDQLAYVDPNYPFYGLSPEGGFGGGQIGYNLQGFVHPNLVLGIEADIQGSDISDSGVDSATYKYSSKVDWFGTVRGRLGYAIDSALVYATGGFAYGGIKNDYDARHLGAGEFKFDGNATGYVVGGGVEYKLAPAWSLKAEYQYINLGKNNPVDTSTGQHYTDLEGTKLEDDAFHTVRVGLNYHFGHSYESLK; translated from the coding sequence ATGATACGTCTTGGAATTATTGGTACGGTAAGCGCGATTGCTCTTACAGTCTCCGCAAATGCGGCTGACTTATATCGTGCGCCGGCCGGCGGTGGCCTCAAGGACGCGCCGTATGTTGCGACCTGGACAGGCTTCTATGCTGGCGTGAACGGCGGCTACGCCTGGAGCCAGTCAAGCGATCAGCTGGCTTATGTGGACCCTAATTATCCTTTCTACGGTCTCTCTCCCGAGGGTGGTTTCGGCGGCGGCCAGATTGGCTATAATCTGCAGGGCTTCGTTCATCCCAACCTCGTGCTTGGCATCGAGGCGGATATCCAGGGTTCTGATATCAGCGACTCGGGCGTCGATTCCGCTACTTATAAATACTCATCCAAGGTTGATTGGTTCGGAACTGTCCGTGGGCGTCTCGGATACGCCATCGACAGCGCGCTCGTGTATGCGACGGGCGGCTTTGCCTACGGCGGGATCAAGAATGACTATGACGCCCGCCATCTTGGCGCGGGGGAATTTAAGTTTGATGGCAACGCCACTGGCTATGTTGTTGGCGGCGGCGTCGAATATAAATTAGCGCCAGCGTGGTCTCTGAAGGCTGAGTACCAATACATCAATCTTGGAAAGAATAACCCCGTTGACACAAGCACCGGTCAACACTACACAGATTTAGAGGGTACAAAACTGGAAGACGACGCTTTCCACACCGTGCGTGTCGGCCTTAACTATCACTTCGGTCACAGCTATGAGTCGCTGAAGTAG
- a CDS encoding spermidine synthase — MGTLPIASSRQPAVGEASIPSPIGNIVSRSLHLTLLYVLLFLSGFAGLGYEIVWTRMLSVGLGHEIIAVLAVIAAFFSGLALGAWALDGPVSRSRVPGRWYAAFELIIAVWSVALVALIPAANRFVATLIGADPSPALHWAIAFIVPFALLLPATVAMGGTLPAMERLFSRLAQDGWSVGALYAANTFGAFAGALLTTFVIVPHLGVSGALLTLAAANVLCATGVALGAARGESVRPPVDAASAIPGGGRLFVTLFITGLIGIGYEVLVVRALAQVMENTVYSFASALSVYLLGTALGAALYQRFVRGGDFDATLTRLLQAACGACLFGIVLLSAAPAAYDFLLNLFGRSFAGSVASEIGIASLVFLLPTIVMGALFSHLAQGARGASGGLGRALAFNTLGAALAPILFGVVALPMLGSLLTLTAVSLCYLVMIPQRGPRALLPASLGLAAGLALLLLPLNLNNVSVPPGGRVLEYVEGVIAAVSVVADDKDIRYLKVDNHFRMGSTATKFSDRRQSHIPLLLHPDPKRALFLGIGTGATFAGAADFPGLEADGVELVPEILSLLPNFEAVTGDFRKMPKLRLLAADARRYIQASDNKYDVIVADLFHPALDGSGSLYTREHFAAIRARLAEGGIFCQWLPLHQLDLETLGTITRTFQSVYPNATAYLAHYSLQTPLLALVSGTKPMRFSANWLDARLSDPQLQQKLKDSRLDDPYALFGAFVAGPDDLRGVAGDGPLNTDDRPLVTFRAPSTVYTPLGPSGERLVDLIDRFRPQPQQVLLAPVNGESDAEARLAAYWKARNQFLKAGLGVSPSNDVNEMVRRVREPLLAVVRTSSDFEPAYMPLLSLASALVRVDREAARSLLTDLAEANPTRHEAQRLLDGIAASR; from the coding sequence TTGGGCACCCTTCCCATCGCGTCAAGCAGGCAGCCCGCTGTAGGCGAAGCCAGCATTCCAAGCCCGATCGGAAATATCGTGAGCCGCAGTCTCCATCTGACGCTTCTCTATGTGCTTCTATTTTTGTCGGGATTTGCCGGGCTCGGCTACGAGATCGTGTGGACACGCATGCTCTCGGTCGGCCTGGGTCACGAGATTATTGCCGTTCTTGCCGTAATTGCCGCGTTCTTCTCCGGGCTTGCGCTCGGCGCTTGGGCGCTCGACGGTCCAGTCTCGCGCAGTCGCGTTCCGGGGCGATGGTATGCCGCCTTCGAGCTGATCATTGCGGTCTGGTCGGTGGCGCTCGTCGCGTTGATCCCGGCGGCAAACCGCTTTGTCGCCACGCTTATCGGCGCCGATCCCTCGCCCGCTCTTCATTGGGCCATCGCTTTCATTGTTCCCTTTGCGCTCTTGCTCCCCGCAACCGTGGCGATGGGTGGCACGCTACCTGCTATGGAGCGCCTCTTCTCTCGGTTGGCGCAGGACGGCTGGTCGGTCGGCGCTCTTTACGCAGCGAATACATTTGGCGCCTTCGCGGGCGCGCTTCTCACCACCTTCGTCATTGTTCCGCACCTCGGCGTGAGCGGTGCGCTTTTGACGCTCGCGGCCGCCAATGTCCTTTGCGCAACCGGTGTGGCGCTGGGGGCGGCCCGCGGAGAATCAGTGCGTCCTCCCGTCGATGCGGCCTCGGCAATCCCCGGTGGTGGACGCTTGTTCGTCACGCTGTTCATCACTGGGTTGATCGGCATTGGCTATGAGGTGCTGGTCGTCCGTGCGCTCGCCCAGGTGATGGAAAATACGGTCTACAGCTTCGCGTCGGCGCTGTCCGTCTATCTGCTCGGAACGGCGCTAGGCGCGGCTCTTTATCAGCGTTTCGTGCGCGGGGGGGATTTCGACGCCACCCTGACGCGGCTGCTTCAAGCGGCATGTGGAGCATGCCTTTTCGGAATTGTGCTGCTATCCGCTGCGCCTGCCGCATACGACTTCCTGCTGAACCTTTTCGGCCGCTCTTTCGCGGGGTCCGTTGCCTCGGAGATCGGGATAGCAAGTCTTGTCTTTCTGCTGCCGACCATAGTGATGGGCGCCCTTTTCAGCCATCTTGCGCAGGGCGCGCGAGGGGCGTCAGGCGGGTTAGGCCGAGCCTTGGCATTCAACACCCTTGGCGCGGCGCTAGCGCCGATTCTCTTTGGCGTTGTGGCTCTGCCTATGCTGGGTTCGCTCTTAACCCTAACTGCTGTGAGCCTGTGCTATCTTGTGATGATCCCGCAGCGCGGCCCGCGCGCACTGCTGCCGGCGAGCCTGGGCCTTGCCGCGGGACTTGCCCTCCTGCTCCTTCCGCTCAACTTGAATAATGTGAGCGTTCCTCCGGGCGGCCGTGTTCTGGAATATGTCGAAGGCGTGATCGCGGCAGTGAGCGTTGTAGCGGACGACAAAGACATTCGCTATCTCAAGGTAGACAACCATTTTCGGATGGGAAGCACTGCGACGAAGTTCTCCGACCGGCGCCAGTCACATATTCCACTCTTGCTGCATCCTGATCCGAAAAGGGCTCTATTTCTCGGCATCGGCACGGGCGCAACTTTCGCCGGAGCAGCCGACTTTCCCGGGCTTGAGGCCGACGGCGTTGAACTCGTTCCCGAAATCCTCTCGCTTCTGCCCAACTTCGAAGCGGTTACCGGTGACTTCAGGAAGATGCCAAAGCTGCGTCTGCTGGCGGCGGATGCTCGCCGCTACATACAGGCGTCAGACAATAAATACGACGTTATTGTCGCAGACTTGTTCCACCCAGCTCTGGACGGATCGGGCTCGCTCTACACGCGGGAGCATTTCGCGGCGATCCGCGCCCGCCTTGCTGAGGGGGGCATTTTCTGCCAGTGGCTGCCGCTCCATCAGCTTGACCTGGAAACACTTGGCACAATTACTCGGACGTTCCAGTCCGTTTATCCGAACGCAACCGCTTATCTGGCGCATTACAGCCTGCAAACGCCGCTTCTGGCGCTGGTCAGCGGAACGAAGCCGATGCGGTTCTCCGCCAATTGGCTCGATGCGCGGCTGAGCGATCCGCAGCTTCAGCAAAAATTGAAAGACTCGCGGCTTGACGATCCCTATGCGCTGTTTGGCGCATTCGTCGCCGGTCCAGACGATTTGCGGGGGGTCGCCGGAGACGGTCCCCTCAATACTGACGATCGCCCGCTGGTTACATTCCGCGCCCCGTCTACCGTCTATACGCCGCTCGGCCCTTCAGGCGAAAGGCTCGTCGATCTTATCGATCGTTTCAGACCGCAGCCGCAGCAAGTGCTGCTCGCCCCCGTGAACGGGGAGTCCGACGCGGAGGCCCGCCTCGCGGCATATTGGAAGGCGCGGAATCAGTTCCTCAAGGCCGGTCTCGGCGTTTCGCCGAGTAACGATGTAAATGAGATGGTGCGGAGGGTGCGTGAGCCTTTGCTTGCGGTGGTTCGCACAAGTTCGGATTTCGAGCCCGCCTATATGCCGCTTCTTTCACTCGCGTCAGCGCTGGTCCGCGTCGACCGCGAGGCAGCGAGGAGTCTGTTGACAGATCTTGCGGAGGCAAACCCGACCAGACACGAGGCCCAACGACTGCTTGACGGGATTGCTGCATCACGATGA